The following coding sequences are from one Bradyrhizobium sp. 200 window:
- a CDS encoding alpha-hydroxy acid oxidase, with product MNEGTPIRPARNVELGASGEEFQNLHEFIRKARSRLNQNAWDYIGGASETETTMRRNRMALDEIAFRPRVLRNVAQVNASTGVFGRRLRLPVMIAPVGALEIFDPNSGAAVARGAGRFGAAHMLSSVSEPGLEATAKAAPDALRIYQLYVRGDDAFVEDVVSRSIDNGYAAFCLTVDTAHYSRRERDIAKRYVRESRIRATGGDFQKGLEWRTVKLIKDKYKIPLVIKGIATAEDAAIALDHGVDWIYVSNHGGRQLDHGRGSMHVLPEIVDAVVGRAKIMVDGSFCRGTDIVKAIASGADLVGIGRLQCWALAAAGEAGIVRMLELLEDEVIRCLGLLGVTSLAELDKSYLHAATATNPPSVFSAFPLLDIEPYRY from the coding sequence ATGAATGAGGGGACGCCCATACGGCCGGCTAGGAATGTCGAACTCGGCGCCAGCGGCGAAGAATTCCAGAATCTCCATGAATTTATCCGAAAAGCCCGCTCCCGGCTCAACCAGAACGCATGGGACTATATCGGCGGCGCCTCGGAGACCGAGACCACCATGCGCCGCAACCGCATGGCGCTCGACGAGATTGCATTCCGGCCTCGGGTGCTGCGAAACGTCGCCCAGGTTAACGCCTCCACCGGAGTATTCGGCCGCCGTTTGCGTTTGCCTGTCATGATCGCGCCGGTCGGCGCGCTCGAGATTTTCGATCCCAATTCAGGCGCCGCCGTCGCGCGTGGCGCGGGGCGGTTCGGCGCCGCTCACATGCTGAGTTCGGTATCCGAGCCGGGACTTGAGGCCACCGCCAAGGCCGCGCCCGATGCGTTGCGGATTTACCAGCTCTATGTCCGCGGCGACGACGCCTTTGTCGAAGACGTTGTCAGCCGTTCCATTGACAATGGTTATGCCGCCTTCTGCCTGACGGTCGATACCGCGCATTACAGCCGGCGCGAGCGTGATATCGCCAAGCGGTATGTCCGCGAGAGCCGTATCCGGGCCACCGGCGGCGACTTCCAGAAAGGGCTGGAATGGCGCACGGTGAAGCTGATCAAGGACAAGTATAAAATTCCGCTGGTGATCAAGGGTATTGCGACTGCGGAAGATGCGGCCATCGCGCTCGATCATGGCGTGGATTGGATCTATGTGTCGAACCACGGCGGCCGCCAGCTCGACCATGGCCGAGGGTCCATGCACGTCTTGCCGGAAATCGTCGACGCCGTTGTCGGCCGCGCCAAGATCATGGTCGACGGTTCGTTCTGCCGTGGCACCGACATCGTGAAGGCGATCGCCTCCGGGGCTGATCTGGTCGGCATTGGCCGCCTGCAATGCTGGGCACTCGCCGCCGCGGGCGAGGCCGGCATCGTGCGGATGCTGGAGCTGTTGGAAGATGAGGTTATCCGCTGTCTCGGGCTGCTCGGTGTCACCAGCCTTGCCGAACTCGACAAGTCTTACCTGCATGCGGCGACCGCGACGAATCCGCCAAGCGTGTTTAGCGCCTTTCCACTGCTGGATATCGAGCCCTATCGCTATTGA
- a CDS encoding phasin: MTEPKLEVPAELRDLAEKTIDQAEKAFGMFFDAAGKSMTSMPGAGTEISRQALSFTEQNMKAAFEHARKLVHATDLQEAMRIQSEFLRSQFTNAGEHMRQITGGVISAAKDSTKGKF, translated from the coding sequence ATGACTGAACCGAAACTCGAAGTTCCGGCCGAACTGCGCGATCTGGCCGAGAAAACCATCGATCAGGCGGAAAAGGCGTTCGGCATGTTCTTCGATGCCGCCGGAAAGTCCATGACGTCGATGCCCGGTGCGGGCACGGAAATTTCAAGGCAGGCGCTATCGTTCACGGAACAAAATATGAAGGCGGCGTTCGAGCATGCCCGCAAGCTGGTCCATGCGACCGACCTTCAGGAGGCGATGCGGATTCAGTCTGAATTCCTGCGCAGCCAGTTTACCAACGCCGGAGAACATATGCGTCAAATCACCGGCGGGGTCATATCAGCCGCTAAGGATTCGACGAAGGGCAAGTTCTGA
- a CDS encoding tail fiber protein, with translation MTLYKWSQTAASNANADPSINWQEGQAPSSVNDSARAMMASIAKHRDDIAGAIVTGGTATAYTVTSYEAFDTLARLNGQIIAFTPHATNSGSVTLNVDSLGAKPLRSAPSVELPAGSLIQGTPYFALYNNSDAVFYLHGGVGAANAYSIPLGAGMDYWGATAPSSIFALAQGQAISRTTYATLFSLIGTTYGVGNGSTTFNIPDKVGRVSAMLDVGSARISATYFGGNPANLGAVGGLESHTLTTPQIPAHSHPNSLTDPGHSHSETQHSAAVSTSNFQDTARFSAGPNGGSIQTALSTSSNTTGISINNANAGGGGAHNNVQPTIICNYIIRVL, from the coding sequence ATGACTCTCTACAAGTGGTCGCAAACGGCGGCCAGTAACGCTAACGCCGACCCTTCGATCAACTGGCAGGAAGGGCAGGCGCCATCCAGCGTCAACGACTCGGCGCGCGCGATGATGGCATCGATCGCCAAGCATCGCGACGATATTGCTGGCGCGATCGTCACGGGCGGGACGGCGACGGCATATACAGTCACCTCATACGAGGCCTTCGACACGCTTGCCCGTCTTAACGGACAGATCATCGCGTTCACGCCACACGCAACGAACAGTGGATCCGTGACGCTGAACGTCGACTCTCTGGGCGCGAAGCCCTTGCGCTCGGCCCCAAGTGTTGAACTGCCGGCTGGGTCGCTCATTCAGGGAACGCCTTATTTCGCCTTGTACAACAACAGCGATGCTGTTTTTTATCTCCATGGCGGAGTCGGCGCCGCTAACGCCTACAGTATCCCGCTCGGGGCAGGGATGGATTATTGGGGCGCTACTGCGCCAAGCAGCATTTTTGCGTTGGCTCAAGGTCAGGCGATATCCCGTACGACATATGCCACGCTGTTTTCGCTGATCGGAACGACTTACGGTGTCGGGAACGGCAGTACCACATTCAACATACCAGACAAGGTTGGTCGCGTTTCGGCAATGCTGGACGTGGGCTCGGCTCGGATATCGGCCACGTATTTCGGCGGCAATCCAGCGAACCTCGGCGCGGTGGGTGGGTTGGAGAGCCACACCCTGACCACCCCGCAAATTCCGGCCCATAGCCATCCGAACTCGCTGACTGATCCCGGACATAGTCACTCAGAAACTCAGCATTCCGCTGCCGTTAGTACCAGCAATTTCCAAGACACAGCGCGTTTTAGCGCAGGCCCTAACGGAGGTTCGATTCAAACTGCACTATCCACCAGTAGCAATACGACTGGCATTTCCATCAACAATGCCAATGCAGGTGGCGGCGGCGCGCACAACAACGTGCAGCCGACGATCATCTGCAACTATATTATCCGGGTTCTCTAA
- a CDS encoding class I SAM-dependent methyltransferase, whose translation MTSYASYTRNTAEPIKAIAHSRRFQQAAKIIAALPSDTVLDYGCADAHLFSVLGPVKERAGYEPDPKMVAQVSPNLRDVRIYTDRDELLSSGRRFSLVVCMEVCEHLTPKSLRELLHSVRSLCLPGARAVFGVPIETGLSGLAKGLYRMAKSQDDATLSNSLKSLFGLPIDRRITDVEWHGAHTGFNDKKFAAELARHFTIESTTCLPLPIGRAFNNEIYYVCRRD comes from the coding sequence ATGACCTCATATGCAAGCTACACGCGGAACACTGCGGAACCCATCAAGGCCATCGCGCATTCGCGACGCTTCCAGCAAGCGGCCAAAATCATTGCCGCCCTGCCATCAGACACCGTTCTTGATTACGGCTGTGCAGATGCACACCTGTTTTCGGTGCTCGGCCCCGTCAAGGAGCGCGCGGGATACGAGCCGGACCCCAAGATGGTTGCTCAAGTCAGCCCGAACCTCCGGGACGTTCGCATTTACACCGACCGGGACGAGCTACTGAGTAGCGGCCGCCGATTTTCACTGGTCGTTTGCATGGAAGTTTGCGAGCACTTGACGCCAAAATCACTACGCGAGCTTCTTCATTCTGTTCGCTCGCTTTGCCTGCCCGGGGCGCGGGCTGTTTTCGGCGTCCCCATCGAAACTGGCCTCAGCGGGCTTGCGAAAGGGCTTTACCGGATGGCGAAAAGCCAAGATGACGCAACCCTATCCAACAGCCTCAAGTCCCTCTTTGGGCTCCCGATAGACCGGAGAATAACTGACGTCGAATGGCACGGCGCTCACACCGGCTTCAATGACAAGAAGTTCGCGGCCGAACTAGCGAGGCACTTCACCATCGAGTCAACGACCTGCCTGCCCCTCCCGATCGGGAGGGCGTTCAACAACGAGATTTACTACGTCTGCCGCCGCGATTAG
- a CDS encoding GNAT family N-acetyltransferase produces the protein MYRIREVDGNDDDIADSLAELHQLTFLDTAPIPKFDQGHWWLAFRGTEPVAFAGIIPSNHVFNAGFFCRVGVLGEHCGHRLQLRLMRAMEARARLNGWCSIISDTTDNVHSANNFIRARYRLFSPRNPWAWPHTLYWCKDVK, from the coding sequence ATGTATCGGATTCGCGAGGTCGACGGGAATGACGATGACATCGCGGACTCGCTCGCGGAACTTCATCAGTTGACGTTTCTTGATACTGCTCCCATTCCAAAATTTGATCAAGGACACTGGTGGCTAGCCTTTCGCGGAACCGAGCCGGTTGCCTTCGCGGGCATCATTCCGTCCAACCATGTTTTCAATGCAGGCTTTTTTTGCCGCGTTGGCGTGCTGGGCGAGCATTGCGGGCATCGGCTTCAGTTGCGCCTGATGCGAGCCATGGAGGCGCGTGCGCGTCTGAATGGGTGGTGTTCGATCATCTCCGACACCACCGATAACGTGCACTCAGCCAACAACTTCATTCGCGCAAGGTATCGCTTGTTCAGCCCCAGGAATCCCTGGGCCTGGCCGCATACGCTTTACTGGTGCAAGGACGTAAAATAG
- a CDS encoding acyl-CoA dehydrogenase family protein — protein MAGGVKPGAGSFAGPDAESYVALVARAKSLIPELRERASKTEELRRLPPETERDLHDAGLFRIVQPRRVGGAELDYVALVDCADALGQADASVAWNFANLASHHWMLGMFDRQAQDAVWDRNADALIASSFIFPAGRATKTNGGYLLRGHWPFSSGVESCDWNMLAGVVSSDDEADGIEYRIFLLNRSDYRINDTWNATGLCGTGSNDVWVEDAFVAEKMTVAVSELTGGPTPGSTINPNALYALPVFSLFPYVLSGVGLGNAQACLNDYVEFARHRASTYNRAKLSDLQTTQIKIAEASAKIDAARLVMRANCIEAMDDARRGHIPDLAGKTRLRRDGAFSVGLCTEAVSLLFAASGARSLFTSGALQRQFRDAHAVNSHLAFNFDAAGTNYGRVALGLPSENLTL, from the coding sequence ATGGCTGGAGGCGTAAAGCCGGGTGCAGGTTCGTTCGCGGGGCCGGATGCGGAGAGCTATGTCGCGCTGGTCGCGCGTGCCAAATCTCTGATTCCAGAATTACGCGAGCGCGCTTCAAAGACGGAAGAGCTTCGGCGATTGCCGCCGGAGACCGAGCGTGATTTGCATGACGCCGGCTTGTTCCGGATCGTGCAGCCCAGACGCGTTGGAGGTGCCGAGCTAGACTATGTCGCTCTGGTCGATTGCGCCGACGCGCTAGGGCAGGCCGACGCTTCCGTGGCGTGGAATTTCGCCAATCTTGCCAGCCATCACTGGATGCTGGGCATGTTTGACCGGCAGGCGCAGGACGCTGTCTGGGACAGGAATGCCGATGCGCTGATCGCATCGTCTTTCATCTTTCCGGCCGGTCGCGCGACGAAGACCAATGGAGGATATCTCCTTCGTGGTCACTGGCCGTTCTCCTCGGGCGTCGAGTCCTGCGACTGGAACATGCTTGCCGGCGTGGTGTCATCGGACGATGAAGCTGACGGCATCGAATACCGGATATTCCTGCTGAACAGGAGCGACTACAGGATCAATGACACCTGGAATGCGACGGGACTGTGCGGCACCGGATCGAACGACGTATGGGTCGAGGATGCCTTCGTTGCTGAGAAAATGACCGTCGCGGTCAGCGAGCTGACCGGCGGACCGACGCCGGGAAGCACGATCAACCCGAACGCGCTCTATGCGCTGCCGGTATTCTCTCTCTTTCCGTACGTGTTGTCGGGGGTCGGCTTGGGTAATGCGCAAGCCTGTCTGAATGACTACGTCGAATTCGCGCGGCACCGCGCTTCGACCTACAATCGTGCCAAACTCAGCGACCTGCAGACGACCCAAATCAAGATCGCGGAGGCCTCCGCCAAGATCGACGCGGCCCGGCTGGTCATGCGCGCGAACTGCATCGAGGCGATGGATGATGCAAGGCGTGGGCACATTCCAGATCTTGCGGGCAAGACGCGACTGCGGCGGGATGGCGCTTTTTCGGTAGGCCTCTGCACCGAAGCGGTATCGCTGTTGTTCGCGGCAAGCGGTGCGCGCAGCCTGTTCACGTCAGGCGCGCTGCAGCGGCAGTTCCGCGATGCCCATGCGGTGAATTCGCACCTCGCATTCAATTTCGATGCGGCGGGAACCAATTATGGACGCGTGGCGCTTGGCCTGCCGTCCGAAAATCTGACGCTCTGA
- a CDS encoding flavin reductase family protein, with protein sequence MSDAPKHPADPANEFASDNSAIDPRDFRNALGTFATGVTIVTAMAADGRPYGVTCNSFASVSLNPPLVLWSLGMFSQGLTIFQNASHFTVNVLGASQEALASQFARSSDDKFVGVSWTPGLGNAPVLTDSVANFQCRAANRYYGGDHIIFLGAVEAYAYNRQEPLLFARGSFGRFIAGDGNTSS encoded by the coding sequence ATGTCTGACGCACCCAAACATCCGGCCGATCCGGCCAACGAATTTGCCAGCGACAACTCGGCGATCGATCCCCGGGACTTTCGCAATGCACTTGGCACGTTTGCCACAGGCGTCACCATCGTCACGGCGATGGCGGCGGATGGAAGGCCGTATGGTGTGACCTGCAACTCCTTTGCCTCGGTGTCGCTCAATCCGCCACTGGTCTTGTGGAGTCTCGGGATGTTTTCTCAAGGACTCACGATCTTTCAGAACGCCAGCCATTTCACGGTCAATGTTCTCGGGGCTTCCCAAGAAGCACTGGCCTCGCAGTTTGCCAGATCGTCGGACGACAAGTTCGTCGGCGTGAGCTGGACACCGGGGCTTGGCAACGCGCCGGTGCTGACCGACAGCGTCGCCAATTTCCAATGCCGTGCGGCCAACCGGTATTACGGCGGCGACCACATCATCTTCCTGGGCGCCGTCGAAGCCTACGCCTACAATCGGCAGGAACCCCTGCTGTTTGCGCGCGGCAGCTTCGGCCGGTTTATTGCCGGAGACGGCAACACGTCATCGTGA
- a CDS encoding polysaccharide deacetylase family protein has translation MALSDRIPYQAQIDRPRLTLPGGKKLAVWIILNVEEWRIENAMPRTVLSPPMGQPLLPDVPNWSWHEYGMRAGFWRQFKALTDRQMPVTLALNANVCNAYPRVASAALDAGFEFMGHGFVQGPMHKVENQADAIKRSVETISKFAGKPPRSWESPGLTETEETLDLLRLNGIEYVADWVIDDLPQDIATPHGTITTIPYSVETNDIVIHALQHLPSEQFLKRCTDHFDRLYLEGASNARIMAISIHPYITGVPHRIKYLEALLDYVLGHDGVALMTASEIGDWYRAEMAKN, from the coding sequence GTGGCCCTGAGCGATCGCATTCCCTATCAAGCACAAATCGACCGGCCGAGGCTGACGCTTCCCGGCGGCAAGAAGCTTGCGGTATGGATTATCCTCAATGTCGAGGAATGGCGGATCGAGAACGCCATGCCGCGAACGGTGCTGAGCCCGCCGATGGGACAGCCGCTATTGCCCGACGTGCCGAACTGGTCATGGCATGAATACGGGATGCGTGCCGGTTTCTGGCGGCAGTTCAAGGCGCTGACCGATCGCCAAATGCCGGTAACATTGGCGCTCAACGCCAATGTCTGCAACGCCTATCCGCGCGTCGCGTCTGCTGCGCTCGACGCCGGGTTCGAGTTCATGGGGCACGGCTTCGTGCAGGGGCCGATGCACAAGGTCGAAAACCAGGCGGATGCCATCAAGCGCTCAGTCGAGACGATCTCGAAATTTGCAGGGAAGCCGCCGCGGTCATGGGAAAGCCCCGGCCTCACGGAGACCGAGGAAACCCTCGATCTGCTGCGCCTCAACGGCATCGAGTACGTCGCTGACTGGGTGATCGACGATCTGCCGCAGGACATCGCCACGCCTCACGGGACCATAACCACAATCCCCTATTCGGTCGAAACCAACGATATCGTCATCCATGCGCTTCAGCATCTGCCTTCCGAGCAATTCCTGAAACGCTGCACCGATCACTTCGACCGGCTATATCTCGAAGGCGCCTCGAACGCGCGGATCATGGCAATATCAATTCACCCCTACATCACAGGCGTGCCGCATCGCATCAAGTATCTGGAGGCGCTGCTCGACTATGTCCTCGGTCACGACGGCGTGGCATTGATGACCGCCAGCGAGATTGGCGACTGGTACCGCGCAGAGATGGCAAAGAACTAA
- a CDS encoding LLM class flavin-dependent oxidoreductase yields MKLGFFTMPIHPVDKDWRLSLKEDREAFLLADELGFSEAYVGEHVTDRAENITSCIAFIAWLAAATRQIKLGTGTVNMPNAHPAAIAASIAMLDHMLDGRLIFGISPGGLLSDAEVFGNLEVDRNAMFLEAINQVLEIWASEPPYNLQGQFWNISVQKTLIEDIGQGFIPRPLQRPHPPIVVTAVAPFSKGVTEAAARGWEPISANFLMPAWVKSHWPKYVEGCERAGRPADTANWRVAKSVFVAKDAATAKAYATDPNGPYVYYYRSLFTKLKRGGRIELFKTRRDQPDDEVTLESICDKLIIHGTPDSVADQLLAFQEQTGPFGTLLYAGKDWKDRELGRQSMILMAEKVMPRVNAGATTSSKAAE; encoded by the coding sequence ATGAAGCTTGGGTTCTTTACGATGCCAATCCATCCTGTCGACAAGGATTGGCGGCTTTCGCTCAAGGAGGACCGCGAGGCTTTCCTGCTGGCTGATGAACTCGGCTTCAGCGAAGCCTATGTCGGCGAGCACGTCACCGACAGGGCCGAGAATATCACCTCCTGCATAGCTTTCATCGCATGGCTTGCTGCGGCGACCAGGCAGATCAAGCTTGGCACCGGCACCGTCAACATGCCGAACGCTCATCCGGCAGCGATTGCAGCCTCGATCGCGATGCTCGATCATATGCTCGACGGGCGCCTGATCTTCGGCATCAGTCCCGGCGGGCTGCTATCGGACGCGGAGGTGTTCGGCAATCTCGAGGTGGACAGGAATGCGATGTTCCTTGAGGCGATCAATCAGGTGCTTGAGATCTGGGCGAGCGAGCCGCCCTATAATCTTCAGGGCCAGTTCTGGAACATATCGGTTCAGAAGACCCTGATCGAAGACATCGGCCAGGGCTTCATTCCGCGCCCACTGCAACGGCCTCACCCGCCGATCGTAGTCACTGCGGTGGCGCCGTTCTCAAAAGGGGTGACCGAAGCCGCCGCACGCGGCTGGGAGCCGATCTCCGCAAACTTCCTGATGCCCGCCTGGGTGAAAAGCCACTGGCCGAAATACGTAGAGGGATGCGAACGCGCCGGCCGTCCTGCGGATACGGCAAATTGGCGCGTTGCCAAGAGCGTGTTCGTCGCCAAGGACGCAGCAACGGCGAAAGCCTACGCCACCGATCCAAACGGACCCTATGTCTATTACTATCGCTCGCTGTTCACCAAGCTCAAGCGCGGTGGTCGGATCGAATTGTTCAAAACGCGCCGCGATCAACCCGACGACGAGGTGACGCTGGAGTCGATCTGCGACAAGCTGATCATTCATGGCACTCCGGACAGCGTAGCAGATCAACTGCTGGCTTTTCAGGAACAGACCGGGCCTTTCGGCACGCTGCTCTATGCCGGCAAGGATTGGAAGGACCGCGAACTCGGACGCCAGTCAATGATCCTGATGGCCGAAAAGGTCATGCCACGAGTCAATGCCGGCGCAACCACCAGTTCCAAGGCCGCCGAATAG
- a CDS encoding xanthine dehydrogenase family protein subunit M: MKASAFAYARATSVVNALELLTAHGERAKVLSGGQSLLPAMNLRLLSPELIIDIGELAELRGVAVKGGVITIGALTRHVDLLKSPEIAAHAPLLRDAVTHVAHPAIRNRGTIGGSLAQADPASELPACMLTLGATIVVRGPSRERRIAANQFFAGIYETALTPQELLVAVELPVTPKNSTHFFHEFARRHGDYAIVGLAAQALVKDGQFADLRLGFFAVGDRPLLARAAGKLVDVDITSTVLSEASSALDDELDPLEDQQATPAMRRHLAKVLLARCVSSLLDRSDLRAGASA, encoded by the coding sequence ATGAAAGCCTCGGCTTTCGCTTACGCCCGCGCAACCAGCGTCGTAAATGCGCTGGAATTGCTGACCGCGCATGGTGAGAGGGCCAAGGTGTTGTCGGGCGGCCAGAGCCTGCTGCCGGCGATGAATCTCCGCTTACTCTCGCCCGAACTCATTATCGATATCGGCGAGTTGGCCGAGTTGCGTGGGGTTGCGGTGAAGGGAGGCGTCATCACCATCGGTGCGCTGACACGCCACGTCGATCTGTTGAAATCTCCGGAAATTGCGGCCCACGCGCCTTTGCTGAGGGATGCAGTCACTCATGTCGCCCATCCCGCGATCCGCAACCGCGGAACCATTGGGGGGAGCCTTGCGCAGGCAGATCCAGCTTCGGAGCTGCCGGCCTGCATGCTGACGCTTGGCGCGACCATTGTTGTTCGCGGGCCGAGCCGCGAGCGGCGGATTGCGGCAAACCAGTTCTTTGCCGGTATCTACGAAACCGCGCTGACGCCGCAGGAACTGTTGGTCGCTGTCGAGTTGCCGGTGACCCCAAAGAATTCGACGCATTTCTTTCATGAGTTCGCCCGCCGACATGGCGACTATGCGATCGTCGGCCTCGCAGCACAAGCCCTCGTCAAGGATGGGCAGTTCGCCGATCTTCGCCTTGGCTTCTTTGCCGTCGGTGATCGTCCTTTGCTAGCCAGAGCCGCCGGCAAACTGGTCGATGTCGACATTACGTCGACCGTGTTGTCCGAGGCGTCTTCTGCACTGGATGATGAGCTCGACCCTCTGGAGGATCAACAGGCGACACCCGCCATGCGCCGGCATCTGGCGAAGGTCCTGTTGGCGCGTTGCGTATCCTCGCTGCTCGATCGCTCTGATCTCCGCGCGGGAGCATCAGCGTGA
- a CDS encoding (2Fe-2S)-binding protein, with the protein MTTAVAISLVVNGERVEANVLPRLNLADFLREHLRLTGTHVGCEHGVCGACTVRINGDIVRSCLLLAVQTHNATVETIEGVSDSGEIDDLQSAFRERNALQCGFCTPGMLIAAQDLLKQSPCPDREQIREHLSGNYCRCTGYQAIVDAIETTARVRAGRSQ; encoded by the coding sequence GTGACGACGGCGGTTGCGATTTCGCTTGTTGTCAATGGTGAGCGTGTTGAAGCAAATGTATTGCCGCGCCTGAACCTGGCGGATTTTCTTCGCGAGCATCTTAGGCTGACCGGCACGCATGTCGGTTGCGAGCACGGAGTGTGCGGCGCGTGCACGGTCCGCATCAATGGCGATATCGTCCGTTCCTGCCTGCTGCTTGCGGTGCAGACGCACAATGCGACGGTTGAGACGATCGAGGGGGTCTCCGACAGCGGCGAGATTGACGATTTGCAATCTGCATTCCGGGAACGCAACGCATTGCAATGCGGCTTCTGTACGCCGGGAATGCTGATCGCGGCGCAGGACCTGCTGAAGCAATCGCCGTGTCCGGATCGAGAGCAGATTCGCGAACATCTTTCCGGTAACTATTGCCGCTGTACGGGCTATCAGGCCATCGTCGACGCCATCGAGACCACAGCGCGGGTGCGCGCCGGACGCTCGCAATGA